A stretch of the SAR86 cluster bacterium genome encodes the following:
- the trpD gene encoding anthranilate phosphoribosyltransferase: MNIQEGISKVVSNQDLQKQEMSSVMFEILEGKATDAQIGAFLIALSMKGETVEEVIGAVEVMRELSLKVKTDLTHLVDTCGTGGSGIGIFNVSTASAFVASQCGAKVAKHGNRSATRSSGSADLLEQAGVPLALKPTEVADCIKNIGLGFMFAPAHHSAMKHVVGPRKEIAQKSIFNVLGPLTNPASAKRQVMGVYDKKWMKPITNVLKELGSEHTMIVHSKDGLDEISIASPTLVVEMKDGDISEYTINPEDFNFTTSSLNGLQVNSPEESLNLVKLGLADKHPEASSMISMAAGAALYVSEVSSSLEAGIRLANECVKDGGGIEKLNQLVEYSSKF; this comes from the coding sequence ATGAATATACAGGAAGGAATAAGCAAAGTAGTCTCAAATCAAGATCTTCAAAAACAAGAAATGTCTTCTGTTATGTTTGAGATATTAGAAGGTAAGGCTACTGATGCTCAAATCGGTGCTTTTTTAATAGCTTTATCGATGAAAGGAGAAACGGTTGAAGAAGTAATTGGCGCAGTTGAAGTAATGAGAGAACTTTCTTTAAAAGTCAAAACTGATTTAACTCACCTAGTAGATACTTGCGGTACAGGAGGATCGGGAATTGGTATTTTTAATGTATCAACAGCTTCTGCATTTGTTGCAAGTCAATGTGGAGCAAAAGTCGCAAAACATGGCAATAGGTCAGCGACGAGGAGCAGCGGTAGCGCTGATCTTCTTGAACAAGCAGGTGTTCCTCTTGCACTTAAACCTACTGAAGTAGCAGATTGTATAAAAAATATCGGCTTAGGATTCATGTTTGCTCCAGCCCATCATAGTGCTATGAAGCATGTTGTTGGTCCTAGGAAAGAAATTGCTCAAAAGAGTATTTTCAATGTCCTTGGGCCCTTGACTAATCCCGCATCTGCTAAAAGACAAGTTATGGGTGTTTATGATAAGAAGTGGATGAAGCCCATTACAAATGTATTAAAGGAATTGGGAAGTGAACATACCATGATTGTTCACTCTAAAGATGGCTTGGATGAGATAAGTATCGCCTCTCCAACCTTGGTTGTAGAGATGAAAGATGGAGATATCTCTGAGTATACTATTAACCCAGAAGATTTTAATTTTACAACTTCTTCGCTTAATGGATTACAAGTGAATTCTCCAGAAGAAAGTCTTAATCTCGTAAAATTAGGGCTAGCTGATAAACATCCAGAAGCTTCTTCTATGATCTCGATGGCAGCTGGTGCTGCACTATATGTTTCTGAAGTATCAAGCTCATTGGAGGCGGGTATTAGATTAGCTAATGAATGTGTAAAAGATGGCGGTGGGATTGAAAAACTTAATCAATTAGTTGAATACTCCTCTAAATTCTAA
- a CDS encoding aminodeoxychorismate/anthranilate synthase component II: MLLMIDNYDSFTYNLVQYFYEMSQEVEVHRNDAISVQEIKNKSPDYIVISPGPCTPKEAGISVEVIKKFSGKVPILGVCLGHQSIGAAYGANIIKANEIMHGKLSKISHNGKGIFSSVEKDFLATRYHSLVIEESSLSKEFDITARSEDGTIMAIQHNSEPITGIQFHPESIATEHGKSLLKNFLDTY, encoded by the coding sequence ATGTTACTGATGATCGATAACTATGATTCTTTTACATACAACCTTGTTCAATACTTTTACGAAATGTCACAGGAAGTAGAGGTACATAGGAATGATGCAATAAGCGTTCAGGAAATTAAAAATAAATCTCCAGATTATATTGTTATATCTCCTGGCCCCTGTACCCCAAAAGAAGCTGGAATATCGGTTGAAGTGATCAAAAAATTTTCAGGTAAAGTACCCATTTTAGGTGTTTGCTTAGGCCATCAATCCATTGGTGCTGCTTATGGTGCAAATATAATAAAAGCTAATGAGATTATGCACGGCAAGCTTTCGAAAATTAGTCATAATGGAAAAGGTATATTCTCTTCAGTAGAAAAAGACTTTCTCGCTACAAGATACCATTCCCTTGTTATTGAAGAATCATCACTTTCAAAAGAATTTGATATCACGGCTAGATCTGAAGACGGGACCATAATGGCCATTCAACATAATTCAGAACCAATCACCGGAATACAGTTTCATCCTGAATCCATCGCGACTGAACACGGCAAATCTCTTCTTAAGAACTTTTTGGATACTTACTAG
- the trpE gene encoding anthranilate synthase component I, with protein sequence METPLSVYRKLANCSYSYLFESVEGGDKWARYSLIGLKARRLIKVVKNEVVILQDGKQIETITIDDPLDYLDQLQKSFTLEEDTNLPKFNGGLVGYFSYDCVRYIEKKLIESVPPDSLGTPDALFMVSEEVAVFDNLKNKLHLIILIDREDDRDIAERRLDELEEKLKEPLIFEDFKKPEKTINESDFTSGFGEYEFKKSVEKAKKYIEEGDIMQVVCSQRMSIPFTADPVALYRSIRQLNPSPYMYYLNLHDFHIVGSSPEILARLEDNKVTVRPIAGTRRRGKDDADDIAMEKDMVNDPKEIAEHLMLIDLGRNDVGRIAKPGTVNVTEQFGIERYSHVMHMVSNVEAELEDGLSAIDLFKATFPAGTVSGAPKIRAMEIIDEFEPVKRGIYGGAIGYLSWQGNMDMAIAIRTAVIKDEVLYIQAGGGWVADSVPDLEWKESLNKGRAIFKAAEMVQEKLEG encoded by the coding sequence ATGGAGACCCCTCTTAGTGTCTACAGGAAATTAGCTAACTGTTCTTATAGTTATTTGTTTGAGTCGGTTGAAGGCGGAGATAAGTGGGCAAGATACTCCCTTATCGGCTTAAAAGCCAGGAGATTAATAAAGGTTGTAAAAAATGAAGTTGTAATTCTTCAAGATGGAAAGCAAATTGAGACCATAACAATAGATGATCCCTTAGATTATTTAGACCAGCTACAGAAAAGCTTCACTCTTGAAGAAGATACAAATTTACCAAAGTTCAATGGCGGTCTTGTCGGTTATTTTTCATATGATTGTGTCAGATACATTGAAAAGAAATTGATCGAATCTGTTCCTCCAGATTCCTTAGGGACACCAGATGCATTATTTATGGTCTCTGAAGAAGTTGCTGTATTTGATAATTTAAAGAATAAACTTCATTTAATTATATTAATTGATAGAGAAGATGATCGAGATATTGCGGAGAGACGATTAGATGAGTTAGAGGAAAAGCTTAAAGAGCCTCTTATATTTGAAGATTTCAAGAAACCTGAAAAAACTATAAATGAATCTGATTTCACATCTGGATTTGGTGAATATGAATTTAAAAAATCAGTAGAGAAAGCAAAAAAATACATCGAAGAGGGAGACATCATGCAAGTGGTTTGTTCGCAGCGTATGTCAATTCCTTTTACTGCCGATCCGGTTGCGTTATATAGATCTATAAGGCAATTAAATCCATCACCTTATATGTATTATTTAAACTTGCATGATTTTCATATAGTGGGATCCTCTCCAGAAATCTTAGCAAGACTTGAAGATAATAAGGTTACGGTAAGACCAATTGCCGGCACTAGAAGAAGAGGTAAAGATGATGCAGATGATATAGCTATGGAAAAAGATATGGTTAATGACCCTAAAGAAATTGCGGAACATCTCATGTTAATCGATTTAGGAAGAAATGATGTAGGACGAATTGCTAAACCTGGAACTGTAAATGTTACTGAACAATTCGGGATAGAAAGATACAGTCACGTTATGCATATGGTTTCTAATGTTGAAGCTGAATTGGAAGACGGCTTGTCTGCCATTGATTTATTTAAGGCTACTTTTCCAGCAGGAACCGTATCAGGTGCTCCTAAAATCAGAGCTATGGAGATCATCGATGAATTCGAGCCTGTGAAAAGAGGTATTTACGGTGGAGCAATAGGATACCTTTCTTGGCAGGGTAATATGGATATGGCAATTGCAATCAGGACAGCAGTCATTAAAGACGAAGTACTCTATATTCAGGCAGGAGGAGGCTGGGTTGCAGACTCAGTTCCGGATCTAGAATGGAAAGAGTCACTAAATAAAGGTCGAGCTATTTTCAAAGCTGCAGAAATGGTACAGGAAAAACTAGAAGGTTGA
- the rpe gene encoding ribulose-phosphate 3-epimerase, with protein sequence MTTKDYIIAPSILSADFARLGEESKSVLNSGADWIHFDVMDNHYVPNLTIGPMVCKALRDYGIKAPIDTHLMVKPVDSLIESFAKAGSTYITFHPEATDHIDRSIELIKSHDCKAGLVLNPATPVSLIEESIDKLDMILLMSVNPGFGGQKFIDSVLTKVTKVRDTIDKKNLDIRLEVDGGINLENIASVAEAGADTFVAGSAIFNQEDYSKIIKQMRSSLEAL encoded by the coding sequence ATGACAACTAAAGACTACATAATCGCGCCTTCTATTTTATCAGCGGACTTTGCTCGCCTGGGAGAAGAATCTAAGAGCGTTTTAAATTCTGGTGCTGACTGGATTCATTTTGATGTTATGGACAATCATTATGTGCCCAATCTAACTATTGGGCCTATGGTATGTAAGGCACTGCGGGATTATGGAATTAAAGCGCCTATAGACACTCATTTGATGGTCAAACCAGTGGATAGTTTAATAGAGAGTTTTGCAAAAGCAGGATCAACTTATATCACTTTTCACCCTGAAGCTACTGATCATATAGATAGGTCAATAGAACTTATCAAAAGCCATGATTGTAAAGCTGGTTTAGTCTTAAATCCTGCAACTCCAGTTAGTTTAATTGAGGAGTCAATCGATAAATTAGATATGATTCTGCTAATGTCCGTTAACCCCGGTTTTGGAGGACAAAAATTTATTGATTCTGTACTTACGAAAGTCACAAAAGTAAGAGATACGATCGATAAGAAAAATTTAGATATAAGGCTTGAGGTTGATGGTGGAATTAACTTAGAAAATATTGCTTCTGTAGCTGAAGCAGGTGCCGATACTTTTGTTGCTGGATCAGCTATTTTTAATCAAGAAGATTATTCTAAGATAATCAAACAAATGAGATCCTCTTTAGAAGCTCTCTAA
- a CDS encoding nucleotidyltransferase family protein gives MKAFLLAAGKGKRLLPFTEDNPKPLVKVGGVSLIERIIKILKNTNIQEIVINLHHRGEKIVNLLGDGSDYGLKISYSLEKELLGTGGGIQNAIHHFEEPFFVLSSDIWTDFDFNNLELKDDFLAHMILIPNPESNPKGDVSLINGYVRSDLEENKYTFSGIMIISPDLFSLSETGPMELWNDILKPASSNNLVSGEIFKGRYENLNTLEDVERLDGLLSEE, from the coding sequence ATGAAAGCATTTTTACTTGCAGCCGGGAAGGGCAAAAGACTTCTTCCATTCACAGAGGATAACCCTAAGCCATTGGTAAAAGTTGGCGGAGTTTCCTTGATTGAAAGGATTATTAAGATTTTAAAAAATACCAATATTCAAGAAATTGTTATTAATCTTCACCATCGAGGTGAAAAGATTGTGAACTTACTAGGAGATGGCTCAGATTATGGGCTCAAGATTTCCTATTCCCTGGAAAAAGAACTTTTGGGCACGGGTGGTGGGATACAAAATGCTATTCATCACTTCGAGGAACCTTTTTTTGTTCTTAGTTCAGATATATGGACAGATTTTGATTTTAATAATTTAGAGCTTAAGGATGATTTTTTGGCGCATATGATTCTTATTCCTAATCCTGAGAGCAATCCAAAAGGAGATGTTTCGCTTATTAATGGTTATGTTAGGTCTGACCTAGAAGAAAATAAATATACTTTTTCCGGAATAATGATTATTTCACCAGATTTGTTTAGTTTATCCGAGACGGGACCTATGGAACTTTGGAATGATATTCTAAAACCAGCTTCCTCAAATAATCTTGTTTCAGGTGAGATATTTAAGGGAAGATACGAGAATCTCAATACACTAGAAGATGTTGAAAGATTAGACGGTTTACTGAGCGAGGAGTAA
- a CDS encoding phosphotransferase — MTEMKDDLLNWALMQGSSLGFKDIESLQPLREQASLRNYFRFQTDTGTKIGMISEPNSKQNELFEIHSNFLRKNGIRVPKVEAFDHLKGFMILEDFGDKVVQLEINEENKEFLFKKSLQKIHQLQEIKPPDDLLKLTPKMLKQQMYLFEDWFLTSFLELDYSTNDKKMLNDSWDLIVKECSQQSHVICHFDFEFRNLMLLEKNEIGILDFQDLCFGPYAIDLVSILKDIENPLSHEDLLNYLKFYKEGIKGNKLEELKLSDLEKDLDFAGFQRQFRILGTLSRLHLRDKKSFRLKDLKQTLKYLQTDLEKYPASKELATFLTEKVEPKLIKILRNNP; from the coding sequence ATGACAGAGATGAAAGATGACTTGTTAAATTGGGCCTTAATGCAAGGATCAAGTTTAGGATTTAAAGATATTGAAAGCTTGCAGCCTCTTAGAGAGCAAGCAAGTCTGAGGAATTATTTCAGATTTCAGACCGATACAGGAACAAAAATAGGCATGATATCTGAGCCTAATTCCAAACAAAATGAACTATTTGAGATTCATTCCAATTTTCTGAGAAAAAATGGCATTAGAGTACCCAAAGTTGAAGCTTTTGATCATCTTAAAGGCTTTATGATTTTAGAGGATTTTGGTGACAAAGTCGTTCAACTGGAAATTAATGAAGAAAACAAAGAATTCCTTTTTAAAAAATCATTACAAAAAATCCATCAACTTCAAGAAATTAAACCACCTGATGATCTTCTCAAGCTTACGCCGAAGATGTTGAAACAGCAAATGTATCTTTTTGAAGATTGGTTTTTGACGAGTTTTCTAGAATTAGATTATTCTACTAATGATAAAAAAATGCTAAATGATAGTTGGGACTTGATAGTTAAAGAGTGTTCACAACAATCACATGTAATATGTCATTTTGATTTCGAATTCCGAAATCTCATGCTTTTAGAAAAAAATGAAATTGGAATATTAGATTTCCAAGATTTATGCTTTGGACCTTATGCTATAGATCTTGTGTCTATTTTAAAAGATATAGAAAACCCCTTGAGTCATGAAGATTTACTAAATTATCTTAAATTCTATAAGGAAGGTATCAAGGGCAACAAATTAGAAGAGTTAAAACTCTCAGATCTTGAAAAGGATTTAGATTTTGCTGGCTTCCAACGTCAGTTTAGGATTTTAGGAACACTATCTAGGTTACACCTTAGAGATAAAAAATCTTTTAGACTTAAGGATTTAAAACAGACTCTAAAATATCTTCAAACAGATTTAGAAAAATATCCTGCTTCGAAAGAATTGGCTACTTTCTTAACAGAAAAAGTTGAACCAAAACTTATTAAAATTTTAAGAAATAATCCATGA
- the lptD gene encoding LPS assembly protein LptD has protein sequence MSKKYSFILLIIISSMIFFSNFLKGNEDKTLRINSIDAEVIESLDQEILSLTGNVVIKTDIVQLWSDKAIYDRENQTIQLEGNIKALSKNLSIEAQNMEADFIDNEFYISSSSYNFMERGFGEAQFINFKFNGDIELLNISITSCKKEDLSWNLNSKRIIVLEDRKNAVIKDVTIEVNEVPIFYLPYARTAIGKEKFSGFLAPSIKQGKDGLDLSVPYFFSLAPNYDLTISPRYIEKRGSGISSEGRFLTQDSEGLIAFSYFINDRRFQDQTGENKKRWATKVYSQTNLGSNLYLSIGTEHVSDDLYFEDLNDDILGTQQKDFLKRNLNVALNTKNLKIIGSLKQFHNLNPFSANEYKTQPRLNVEYQGNIFGVSARLVTDYAKFSFDEEFNPLEKEADIKRIYIEPSLLFEKGNRSSLTSFKVGRRETEYRTKLDPVDNSYNWAELSYRIYMEKKSKNEFHSLTPIFKYVYIDGENNYEKGIDSKLENLNFDTLFKRNWYSGSDFFLEQNRLILGFEHNFYNASTGDERYFSLGRAFFRDKENSLNNKISKKSSIVTEFKADISSHLKINSSLAFDSDLEKISRGSLGIVYEREERKNIQIRSTYKREPKYLNLIGGWSDDGLPINEIELISQWELSNKFLAFGKVSRDYEKNYSRDLSYGIEYANCCLKLGLMKRKWLDQNYYAFFGMNKEDINLIENRPFSERERDNIYLFFELTELGRFGKRISEVLSSRRFQ, from the coding sequence ATGTCTAAAAAGTACTCCTTTATTTTATTGATAATCATTTCTTCTATGATTTTTTTTTCAAACTTCTTGAAGGGAAATGAAGACAAAACTCTAAGGATAAATTCTATTGACGCCGAAGTTATAGAATCCTTAGATCAGGAAATTCTTAGTTTAACGGGCAATGTTGTTATTAAAACTGATATTGTTCAATTATGGTCAGATAAAGCCATTTATGACCGTGAAAACCAAACCATACAGCTTGAGGGAAATATCAAGGCGTTGTCTAAAAACCTTTCTATTGAAGCTCAAAACATGGAAGCTGATTTTATTGATAATGAGTTCTACATCTCAAGCTCTAGTTATAACTTTATGGAAAGAGGATTTGGCGAAGCTCAATTTATAAATTTCAAGTTTAATGGCGATATTGAATTATTAAATATTTCAATTACAAGTTGCAAAAAGGAAGACCTATCTTGGAATTTAAATTCCAAGAGAATAATTGTTCTTGAAGATAGAAAGAATGCTGTTATTAAAGACGTGACAATTGAAGTTAATGAGGTACCAATCTTTTATTTGCCTTATGCGAGGACAGCAATAGGAAAAGAAAAATTCTCTGGGTTTTTAGCACCATCTATTAAACAAGGCAAAGATGGACTAGATCTATCAGTGCCTTACTTTTTTAGTTTAGCTCCAAACTATGATCTAACAATCTCACCACGATATATAGAAAAAAGAGGATCCGGGATCAGTTCCGAAGGAAGGTTTCTTACTCAAGATTCTGAGGGCCTTATAGCATTCTCATATTTTATCAATGATAGAAGATTTCAAGATCAAACTGGAGAAAATAAAAAAAGATGGGCAACAAAAGTATACAGTCAAACAAATTTAGGTTCTAACTTATACCTCAGCATTGGTACTGAACACGTAAGCGATGACCTATACTTTGAAGACTTAAATGACGATATCTTAGGAACTCAACAAAAGGATTTCTTGAAAAGAAATCTCAACGTCGCCCTCAATACAAAAAATTTGAAAATAATAGGTAGTTTGAAGCAATTTCATAATTTAAATCCTTTTTCTGCCAACGAATATAAAACTCAACCTCGCTTAAATGTTGAATATCAAGGAAATATCTTTGGTGTGTCCGCAAGGTTAGTAACCGACTATGCGAAATTTTCATTTGATGAAGAATTTAATCCATTAGAAAAAGAGGCAGATATAAAGAGAATATACATCGAACCCTCATTATTATTTGAAAAGGGAAATAGATCTTCTCTCACTTCATTCAAGGTCGGAAGAAGAGAAACAGAGTACCGAACTAAATTGGATCCTGTTGATAACTCATACAACTGGGCTGAACTTAGTTATAGAATTTATATGGAAAAGAAATCGAAAAATGAATTCCATAGTCTTACTCCGATATTTAAGTATGTTTACATTGATGGAGAAAATAATTACGAGAAAGGGATAGATTCAAAACTTGAAAATTTAAACTTTGATACTTTGTTCAAAAGGAACTGGTACTCTGGTTCAGATTTTTTTTTAGAGCAGAATAGATTAATTCTTGGTTTTGAACATAATTTCTATAACGCCAGTACTGGTGATGAAAGATATTTCTCTTTAGGAAGAGCATTCTTTCGTGATAAAGAAAATAGTCTGAATAATAAGATTTCCAAAAAATCTTCTATTGTTACTGAGTTCAAAGCCGACATATCAAGTCATCTGAAAATCAATAGTTCATTAGCGTTTGATTCTGACTTGGAAAAAATATCTAGAGGAAGTTTAGGAATCGTTTATGAAAGAGAAGAAAGAAAAAACATACAAATAAGATCTACTTATAAGAGAGAACCAAAATATCTTAATTTAATAGGTGGTTGGTCTGATGATGGATTGCCAATAAATGAAATTGAACTAATTTCTCAGTGGGAACTTTCAAATAAATTTTTAGCCTTTGGAAAAGTCTCCAGGGATTATGAAAAAAATTATTCAAGAGATCTATCCTATGGCATAGAGTATGCTAATTGTTGCTTAAAATTAGGCTTAATGAAAAGAAAATGGCTTGATCAAAATTACTATGCTTTTTTTGGAATGAATAAAGAAGATATTAATTTAATTGAAAATAGACCTTTTTCCGAAAGGGAAAGAGATAATATTTATTTATTTTTTGAGCTAACTGAATTAGGTAGATTTGGAAAGAGGATATCAGAAGTTTTGAGCTCTAGACGATTTCAGTAA
- a CDS encoding peptidylprolyl isomerase, with the protein MDLTKILLIMISIKKRTVFILLGFLVSTNTYTKIELIDRVVAVVDSGVIMESQLNSRVEEILVRLKNDKAELPPLNLLEEQVLDRLIIEEIQLQLADRAGIKISDSELNQTLSRVSSQNNLSLEEFRLKLEAEGTSYKSFRDTIKKELIIQRVQRGKVGAKIDISEQELENFINSEEGRTQLAEQYNVQHILLPVKSGLSEIEIETIENEAISLLERLESGESFEKLAASYSAGQKALEGGFLGWRTSAELPSLFAEVVTGLTVGEVAQPVRSGAGFHILKLTEKRGNTVKFLDQTLARHILVQPSEIRTENQTKMLINDIYNRLKEGEDFKQLARQFSEDPGSKMDGGELGWSNPGDYDPAFEMTLNATEIGQLSEPVKSSFGWHIIEVMDRRNEDVSQEEQKNRAYQIIFKRKFDQELQSTLIELRAEAYVDIKLTS; encoded by the coding sequence ATGGATCTAACAAAAATACTTTTAATCATGATTTCAATTAAGAAAAGGACAGTCTTTATCTTGCTTGGTTTTCTGGTGTCTACAAATACTTATACGAAAATTGAGCTGATCGATAGAGTCGTAGCTGTTGTAGATTCAGGAGTGATAATGGAATCTCAACTAAATTCTAGAGTTGAAGAGATACTTGTAAGATTAAAAAATGATAAAGCCGAACTACCTCCTTTAAACCTCCTGGAAGAGCAAGTTTTAGATAGATTAATCATTGAAGAAATACAGCTTCAGCTTGCGGACAGGGCCGGCATAAAAATTAGTGATTCAGAGCTAAATCAAACTCTTTCCAGAGTTTCATCACAAAATAATCTCAGTTTGGAAGAATTCAGACTGAAGCTAGAGGCGGAAGGAACTTCTTATAAATCTTTCAGGGATACTATAAAGAAAGAACTAATAATCCAAAGAGTGCAAAGAGGTAAAGTTGGTGCAAAGATAGATATTTCTGAACAGGAACTTGAAAATTTTATCAATTCTGAAGAAGGCAGAACTCAGCTAGCTGAGCAATATAATGTTCAGCATATCCTCTTGCCTGTTAAAAGTGGTTTATCTGAAATAGAAATAGAAACAATTGAAAACGAAGCAATTTCATTATTAGAAAGACTTGAAAGCGGAGAAAGTTTTGAAAAGCTTGCCGCATCTTACTCTGCAGGACAAAAGGCTCTGGAGGGCGGTTTCCTCGGCTGGAGAACTTCTGCAGAATTACCAAGTCTTTTTGCTGAAGTAGTAACAGGACTAACAGTTGGAGAAGTAGCGCAACCAGTAAGGAGTGGAGCTGGGTTCCACATACTTAAATTAACTGAGAAAAGAGGAAATACTGTTAAGTTCCTAGATCAAACTCTAGCAAGACATATTCTTGTCCAGCCCTCTGAAATAAGAACAGAGAATCAAACTAAAATGCTAATCAATGATATCTACAACAGATTAAAAGAAGGAGAAGATTTTAAACAACTTGCCCGACAATTCTCTGAAGATCCTGGGTCAAAAATGGATGGGGGTGAGTTGGGTTGGAGTAATCCTGGAGATTATGATCCTGCATTTGAAATGACTTTGAATGCAACTGAAATAGGCCAGCTATCCGAACCTGTTAAGTCTTCTTTTGGATGGCATATCATTGAGGTCATGGATCGAAGAAATGAGGACGTAAGTCAAGAAGAACAAAAAAATAGGGCCTATCAAATAATTTTTAAAAGAAAATTTGATCAAGAACTACAAAGTACTCTGATAGAGCTAAGAGCAGAGGCTTATGTAGATATAAAACTAACCTCATGA
- the pdxA gene encoding 4-hydroxythreonine-4-phosphate dehydrogenase PdxA, translating to MTKIAVSSGDPAGIGPDICIKAFGQKKSLAYRPVIFGNIDLLKERADEIKIKVDIKKYNGEDSNSLTDESLWVVDRPISSEVKPGIPESSTAKYIMSIFEESVKKTISKEFNALVTCPINKKLMNEGGVSFTGHTEELASLGNTKHVVMMLANEKIKIALATTHLPLSEVPSHINENLLINAISIINQSLKNHWKLENPIIKVLGLNPHAGDGGYLGTEEKDIIGPTLDKLREQGLEIIGPVSADTAFVELDNTQKADAFLAMFHDQGLPVIKTMGFGETVNITLGLPFIRTSVDHGTAYDKTGTGQADESSLLAATEMAYSMSKRSKNAKS from the coding sequence ATGACCAAAATTGCTGTCTCTTCTGGAGATCCAGCTGGTATAGGTCCCGATATCTGCATTAAAGCTTTTGGTCAGAAGAAATCACTAGCCTATAGACCAGTAATTTTTGGAAATATAGATCTCTTGAAAGAAAGAGCTGATGAAATCAAGATTAAGGTTGATATAAAGAAATACAATGGTGAAGATTCAAATTCTCTAACTGATGAATCTTTATGGGTAGTAGATAGACCTATAAGTTCGGAAGTAAAACCAGGTATTCCTGAATCAAGCACTGCTAAATACATAATGTCTATTTTCGAAGAGTCAGTTAAAAAAACCATTTCAAAGGAATTCAATGCATTAGTAACGTGTCCAATAAATAAAAAATTAATGAATGAAGGAGGCGTATCATTTACTGGCCATACTGAAGAACTAGCAAGTCTTGGTAATACCAAGCATGTTGTAATGATGTTAGCTAATGAGAAAATCAAGATAGCATTAGCTACAACTCATCTACCTCTCAGTGAAGTTCCCTCTCATATAAATGAAAATCTTCTAATCAACGCGATATCTATAATTAATCAGTCTCTGAAAAATCACTGGAAATTAGAAAATCCAATTATCAAAGTGCTCGGCTTGAATCCTCATGCCGGAGATGGAGGTTATTTGGGTACGGAAGAAAAAGATATTATTGGCCCTACTTTGGACAAATTAAGAGAGCAAGGTCTAGAAATAATAGGCCCAGTTTCTGCAGATACAGCCTTTGTTGAATTAGATAATACTCAAAAGGCAGATGCTTTTCTTGCAATGTTCCATGATCAAGGACTTCCAGTAATTAAAACTATGGGATTCGGTGAGACCGTTAATATCACTTTAGGACTACCATTCATACGCACCTCTGTGGATCATGGAACTGCATATGATAAGACTGGAACTGGTCAAGCTGATGAATCAAGTCTTCTTGCAGCAACAGAAATGGCATACTCAATGAGCAAAAGATCTAAAAATGCCAAAAGCTAA
- the rsmA gene encoding 16S rRNA (adenine(1518)-N(6)/adenine(1519)-N(6))-dimethyltransferase RsmA yields the protein MPKAKKSLGQNFLIDPAVTNQILQFINPDSKDIFLEIGPGKGAITQQLARRVDTTHAVEIDKELSYKLKKLEDEKNFYVHNKSILDFNPIEIFTSKVRVVGNLPYNLSTPIMFWSFKYLGNFYDMHFMLQKEFGERLIAKNDNKDFGRITVITQYLTKPEYCFLISPESFSPKPKVESVFIKFNPIAGRSIDDPVAIRLQEVTRIAFMHKRKMVGKSLEKIISSEELDDLGIDRKCRPENISVEDYVKISGALI from the coding sequence ATGCCAAAAGCTAAAAAAAGTTTAGGGCAGAATTTTCTAATTGATCCAGCTGTTACAAACCAAATACTTCAGTTTATCAATCCAGATTCCAAAGATATTTTTTTAGAAATAGGACCAGGCAAAGGAGCAATTACTCAACAACTTGCGCGTAGAGTAGATACCACTCATGCAGTTGAAATAGATAAGGAATTATCTTACAAACTAAAGAAATTAGAAGACGAAAAAAATTTCTATGTTCATAACAAAAGCATATTAGATTTTAATCCTATAGAAATTTTTACAAGTAAAGTAAGAGTCGTTGGAAACTTACCATATAACTTATCTACGCCTATCATGTTTTGGAGTTTTAAATATTTAGGTAATTTTTATGATATGCACTTTATGTTACAAAAGGAATTTGGAGAGAGGCTTATTGCTAAAAATGATAATAAAGACTTTGGGAGAATCACAGTTATTACTCAATACCTAACGAAGCCAGAGTATTGTTTTTTAATCTCGCCTGAAAGCTTTTCACCAAAACCGAAAGTGGAGAGTGTCTTTATAAAATTTAATCCTATTGCGGGAAGAAGTATAGATGATCCAGTTGCAATAAGATTACAAGAAGTAACGCGTATTGCTTTTATGCATAAAAGAAAGATGGTTGGAAAATCTCTTGAAAAAATTATATCTTCTGAAGAACTAGATGACTTAGGTATAGATAGAAAATGTAGACCAGAAAATATATCAGTTGAAGATTATGTAAAAATTTCTGGAGCTCTCATCTGA